Proteins found in one Pseudorasbora parva isolate DD20220531a chromosome 11, ASM2467924v1, whole genome shotgun sequence genomic segment:
- the stard15 gene encoding START domain-containing protein 10 — MPVQIPDDTDFLSFRDQCESQDGWVARFNKGGVTVWCRDEECKTVQKLKMRIVCKDVTAETLYDVLHDTSYRKKWDTNMIDTFDIGRLTVNADVGYYSWKCPSPLKNRDFVTMRSWLPLGNDYLIINYSVKHPEYPPKKDYVRAVSLLTGYLIQSNGANCCTLYYLTQVDPRGSLPKWVVNRVSQFVAPKAMKKIYKACIKYPEWKRKHDPNLKPWRYPEQNALPCISVADLTVQRADSLENIDESCVSEEKAQHHSDDDET, encoded by the exons ATGCCAGTCCAGATACCGGACGACACCGATTTCTTATCTTTCCGAGATCAATGTGAAAGTCAGGATGGCTGGGTCGCCCGTTTTAATAAAGGAGGAGTGACGGTATGGTGTCGAGACGAGGAATGCAAAACTGTGCAGAAACTCAAG ATGAGAATCGTGTGCAAGGACGTGACTGCAGAGACTCTCTACGACGTCTTGCACGACACAAGCTACCGGAAAAAATGGGACACCAACATGATCGACACTTTCGATATTGGAAGGCTTACAGTTAATGCAGATGTAGGATATTATTCAT GGAAATGTCCAAGTCCATTGAAGAACAGAGACTTTGTCACCATGCGCTCATGGCTCCCGCTTGGCAATGACTATCTGATAATCAACTACTCTGTCAAACACCCG GAATACCCACCAAAGAAGGATTATGTCAGAGCTGTGTCGTTACTCACTGGGTACTTGATCCAATCCAATGGAGCAAACTGCTGTACTCTATATTACTTGACGCAGGTGGATCCTCGAG GATCTTTACCCAAGTGGGTAGTGAACAGAGTCTCACAGTTTGTGGCACCAAAG GCCATGAAAAAGATTTACAAAGCCTGCATAAAGTACCCAGAGTGGAAGCGGAAACACGACCCAAATCTGAAGCCGTGGAGGTACCCGGAGCAGAACGCGCTGCCCTGCATCAGTGTAGCTGACCTGACAGTGCAGAGAGCAGATTCTCTGGAGAACATCGATGAGAGCTGTGTGAGTGAGGAGAAGGCCCAGCAtcacagtgatgatgatgagacCTAA